A single region of the Gasterosteus aculeatus chromosome 1, fGasAcu3.hap1.1, whole genome shotgun sequence genome encodes:
- the f7 gene encoding coagulation factor VII, whose translation MWMRVFFTFVFVFSSCRSASVFLDPDRANGLLDTDRANVVQVRTRRYNSGWLEELQVGDLKRECLEERCSYEEAREVFEHDRTTAEFWRTYSLPDACLSSPCQNGGSCSAQASSYSCFCLPRFSGLNCELDSTTVHESCLLENGGCDHFCEEDEGGRRLNCSCADGYFLDEDGRSCTSTGPIACGMVPVLKQNQLESPDSLARIVGGTECPKGECPWQVLLLHKGKAFCGGVIYKPTWILTASHCMEDVEVRFLEVIAGEHNTEVLEGTEQRLQVSQVITHQNYSKTTVDHDVALLRLAGPVRYSTYAVPACLPTRRLAERELWAVGLHTVSGWGRMSEKGPTSDLLRRLRVPRIRTQRCQEESGVRLTQNMFCAGYIEGRQDSCKGDSGGPLVTEYRGTWFLLGIVSWGRGCARPGQYGIYTRVSNYLDWIHNHTAHIGEASALNGTA comes from the exons ATGTGGATGAGAGTCTTCTTCACCTTTGTCTTCGTCTTCTCCAGCTGCCGGTCAGCTTCAG TGTTCCTGGACCCTGATCGGGCCAATGGCCTCCTGGACACGGACCGGGCCAACGTCGTCCAGGTCCGGACCCGGAGGTACAACTCGGgctggctggaggagctgcaggtgggGGACCTGAAGAGGGAGTGTCTTGAGGAGCGGTGCTCCTATGAGGAGGCCCGGGAGGTGTTTGAGCACGACCGGACCACG gcCGAGTTCTGGAGGACGTACAGCC TACCAGACGCCTGTTTGTCGAGTCCTTGTCAAAATGGAGGAAGCTGCTCTGCTCAGGCTTCGTCCTACAGCTGCTTCTGCCTCCCTCGCTTCAGCGGACTGAACTGTGAGCTCG ACTCCACGACGGTTCATGAAAGTTGTCTCCTGGAGAACGGAGGCTGTGATCATTTCTGTGAGGAAGACGAGGGAGGACGAAGGCTGAATTGCTCGTGTGCAGACGGCTACTTCCTGGATGAGGACGGGAGGAGCTGCACATCGACAG GACCGATAGCCTGCGGAATGGTTCCGGTTCTGAAGCAGAACCAATTGGAGTCGCCGGACTCCCTGGCTCGGATCGTCGGGGGGACAGAGTGCCCCAAAGGAGAATGCCCCTGGCAG GTTCTACTGCTGCACAAAGGAAAAGCTTTCTGTGGAGGAGTGATCTACAAACCCACCTGGATCCTTACAGCCTCTCACTGCATGGAGGACGTCGAGGTCCGCTTCCTGGAGGTGATCGCAG GTGAGCACAACACAGAGGTGCTGGAGGGCACGGAGCAGCGCCTCCAGGTTTCCCAGGTCATCACCCACCAGAACTACTCCAAGACCACGGTGGACCACGACGTGGCGCTCCTCCGCCTGGCGGGGCCGGTCCGGTACTCCACCTACGCCGTGCCGGCCTGCTTGCCCACCCGCCGGCTGGCGGAGCGCGAGTTGTGGGCGGTGGGCCTACACACGGTGAGCGGGTGGGGGCGCATGTCGGAGAAGGGCCCCACCTCGGACTTGTTGCGCCGCCTGCGGGTTCCGAGGATCCGGACCCAGCGATGCCAGGAGGAGAGCGGCGTGCGGCTCACGCAGAACATGTTCTGCGCCGGGTACATCGAGGGCCGCCAGGACTCGTGCAAGGGAGACAGCGGCGGGCCCCTGGTGACCGAGTACCGGGGGACGTGGTTCCTGCTGGGCATCGTCAGCTGGGGGAGGGGCTGCGCCCGGCCGGGCCAGTACGGCATCTACACCCGGGTCTCCAACTACCTGGACTGGATCCACAACCACACGGCCCACATCGGAGAGGCTTCAGCACTCAACGGGACGGCCTGA